From Flavobacterium sp. 102, a single genomic window includes:
- a CDS encoding DUF6252 family protein translates to MKRFLSLILVAVVLSSCQEDVKFNNPGFQGLKDDVLWIANDTRAYISPTGQLSVEAYTEYELITLNTASANVGTYVLGTTNTNNSATYSSTFNEVDLEYATIAVPGPVSQIALFNAGTGYSSGTSVATTGGTGSGLTVNVTANASGVVTALTLSSRGNAYTAGDLITVAGGNVNCTFRVLNVQNSNGEVKITEFDNENMTVSGKFKFNAANANNNPFGGPILNFQYGEFYKIPIYPSL, encoded by the coding sequence ATGAAAAGATTTTTGTCCCTTATCTTAGTTGCAGTAGTGCTATCATCTTGTCAGGAAGATGTTAAATTTAATAATCCCGGTTTTCAAGGATTGAAAGATGATGTGCTTTGGATAGCCAATGACACAAGAGCCTACATTTCGCCTACTGGTCAACTTTCTGTTGAAGCTTACACCGAATATGAACTTATAACTTTAAATACCGCTAGTGCCAATGTTGGCACATACGTTTTAGGTACAACCAATACTAACAATTCTGCCACTTATTCTTCCACTTTTAATGAGGTTGACTTAGAGTATGCAACAATAGCAGTTCCGGGACCGGTTTCTCAAATAGCATTGTTTAATGCCGGAACAGGATATAGTAGTGGAACATCAGTGGCAACTACAGGCGGAACAGGTAGTGGTTTGACTGTAAATGTGACTGCAAATGCTTCGGGAGTTGTTACCGCATTGACACTTTCTTCTAGGGGGAATGCCTACACAGCGGGTGATTTAATCACGGTTGCAGGTGGTAATGTCAATTGTACATTCAGAGTTTTAAATGTTCAAAACAGTAATGGTGAAGTTAAGATCACAGAATTTGACAATGAAAATATGACTGTGTCGGGGAAATTTAAATTCAATGCGGCTAATGCTAATAACAACCCTTTTGGTGGGCCGATTTTGAATTTTCAATATGGAGAATTTTATAAAATCCCTATTTATCCATCTCTTTAA
- a CDS encoding 30S ribosomal protein S16, with protein MSVKIRLQRHGKKQKPFYWIVAADARSKRDGRFLEKLGTYNPNTNPATIDLNIDQAVQWLHNGAQPTDTARAILSYKGALMKHHLDGGVRKGALTQEQADAKLAQWLEDKAGKVTAKKEGLSKAQEAARVKALKAEKEANDKRAAAAVEATKVEEVAEEVAVEETEAPEVVAEVAVEETVAEVAAEEAPEVVAEEAPAVEETPAAEETSEEKEA; from the coding sequence ATGTCAGTAAAAATTAGATTACAAAGACACGGTAAAAAACAAAAACCTTTTTACTGGATCGTAGCAGCTGATGCTCGTTCAAAAAGAGATGGTAGATTCTTAGAAAAACTAGGAACTTACAATCCAAATACCAATCCTGCCACTATTGATTTAAACATTGACCAAGCGGTTCAATGGTTACACAATGGCGCTCAACCAACCGACACTGCAAGAGCTATCCTTTCTTACAAAGGTGCCTTAATGAAACACCACCTTGATGGCGGCGTTCGCAAAGGAGCTTTAACGCAAGAACAAGCTGATGCTAAACTGGCTCAATGGTTAGAAGACAAAGCAGGTAAAGTAACTGCTAAAAAAGAAGGTTTATCAAAAGCACAAGAAGCGGCAAGAGTTAAAGCCTTAAAAGCAGAAAAAGAAGCTAATGACAAACGTGCTGCTGCCGCTGTTGAAGCTACAAAAGTAGAAGAAGTGGCTGAAGAAGTTGCGGTTGAAGAAACTGAAGCTCCAGAAGTAGTTGCTGAAGTTGCAGTGGAAGAAACTGTTGCTGAAGTTGCTGCAGAAGAAGCTCCTGAGGTTGTTGCTGAAGAAGCACCGGCTGTAGAAGAAACTCCTGCTGCTGAAGAAACCAGCGAAGAAAAAGAAGCTTAA
- a CDS encoding RNA-binding protein: protein MNIFVGSLPFSIDEADLKESFGVYGTVNSVKIITDKFTGRSKGFGFVEMENDTEAEKAIQELNGATVEGRTIVVNKSEPKPEGERRTFNNNRSGGSGGGYNGGGNSRGGGSYSGGNSGGGNRGRY, encoded by the coding sequence ATGAACATTTTTGTTGGAAGTCTTCCGTTTAGTATTGACGAAGCAGATTTAAAAGAATCCTTCGGGGTTTATGGTACGGTTAATTCCGTTAAAATTATTACTGATAAATTTACTGGAAGAAGTAAAGGTTTCGGTTTTGTGGAAATGGAAAATGACACAGAAGCTGAAAAAGCAATTCAGGAATTAAACGGTGCTACTGTTGAAGGTCGTACTATTGTGGTAAATAAATCTGAACCAAAACCGGAAGGCGAAAGAAGAACTTTTAACAACAACCGTTCAGGCGGTAGTGGTGGAGGTTATAACGGCGGTGGAAACTCACGTGGTGGCGGAAGCTACAGTGGTGGAAACAGCGGCGGTGGAAATAGAGGAAGATACTAA
- a CDS encoding tRNA1(Val) (adenine(37)-N6)-methyltransferase → MKVGTDGVLLGAWTPIDNQPFSVLDIGAGTGILALMLAQRCSAEHSSLKGEPAQQIDAIEIDEEAFEQCVENFENSPWSDRLYCYHAGLDEFMEEPEDEYDLIISNPPFYSEDYKTESEQRDLARFQDALPFEDLVEAASMLLSESGIFAVIVPYKEEAKLIGLAKECNLFPFKITRVKGTPTTEIKRSLLAFSFAEKTNFPIDELIIETARHQYTEDYIALTKDFYLKM, encoded by the coding sequence ATGAAAGTAGGTACTGATGGCGTTTTACTTGGTGCTTGGACGCCAATTGACAATCAGCCTTTTTCGGTTTTAGATATTGGTGCCGGAACCGGAATTTTGGCTTTAATGTTAGCCCAAAGATGTTCCGCCGAGCACTCGAGCCTGAAAGGCGAACCGGCGCAGCAAATTGACGCCATAGAAATCGACGAAGAAGCCTTTGAACAATGTGTGGAAAACTTCGAAAACTCACCTTGGTCAGACCGGTTATATTGCTATCACGCGGGTTTGGACGAATTTATGGAAGAACCCGAAGATGAATATGATTTGATTATTTCCAACCCACCATTTTATAGTGAAGATTATAAAACTGAAAGCGAACAAAGAGATTTAGCGCGATTTCAAGACGCTTTGCCTTTTGAAGATTTGGTTGAGGCAGCTTCAATGTTACTTTCAGAAAGCGGAATTTTTGCCGTGATTGTTCCATATAAAGAAGAAGCAAAATTGATTGGCTTAGCCAAAGAATGCAACTTATTTCCTTTCAAAATTACTCGTGTAAAAGGAACACCAACCACAGAAATCAAAAGAAGTTTACTCGCTTTTTCATTTGCCGAAAAAACAAACTTCCCTATCGATGAACTCATCATCGAAACAGCAAGACATCAATATACCGAAGATTATATTGCTTTGACCAAGGATTTTTACCTGAAGATGTAA
- the rimM gene encoding ribosome maturation factor RimM (Essential for efficient processing of 16S rRNA) has product MRKEDCFYLGKIAKKFSFKGEVLIYLDTDEPELYENMESVFVEFNKNLVPFFIENSSLHKNDFLRVQFEDVDSEAEADTLLGCEIYLPLSMLPKLDGNKFYFHEVIGFEIEDKRLGIFGVIQSINDTTAQPLFEVLNGEVEMLIPMIDHFLVEIDRKNKKVVMDLPEGLIEMYL; this is encoded by the coding sequence ATGCGTAAAGAAGATTGTTTCTATTTAGGTAAAATTGCAAAAAAATTTAGTTTCAAAGGGGAAGTTCTTATCTATTTAGATACCGACGAACCCGAATTATATGAAAACATGGAATCAGTATTTGTTGAGTTCAACAAAAATCTGGTTCCATTTTTTATTGAAAACAGTTCCTTGCATAAAAACGACTTTCTTCGCGTACAATTTGAAGATGTCGACTCCGAAGCAGAAGCCGACACCCTTCTCGGCTGCGAAATTTATCTTCCGCTTTCTATGTTGCCAAAACTCGATGGCAATAAATTCTATTTCCACGAAGTAATTGGCTTCGAAATCGAAGACAAACGTTTGGGTATTTTTGGTGTTATTCAATCCATCAACGATACAACAGCCCAACCGCTTTTTGAAGTATTGAATGGCGAAGTGGAAATGTTGATTCCGATGATTGACCATTTCTTAGTCGAAATTGACCGCAAGAACAAAAAAGTCGTGATGGATTTACCGGAAGGTCTAATCGAAATGTACCTTTAG